One genomic window of Monodelphis domestica isolate mMonDom1 chromosome 1, mMonDom1.pri, whole genome shotgun sequence includes the following:
- the RAB2B gene encoding ras-related protein Rab-2B isoform X3, which yields MTYAYLFKYIIIGDTGVGKSCLLLQFTDKRFQPVHDLTIGVEFGARMVNIDGKQIKLQIWDTAGQESFRSITRSYYRGAAGALLVYDITRRETFNHLTSWLEDARQHSSSNMVIMLIGNKSDLESRRDVKREEGEAFAREHGLIFMETSAKTASNVEEANGIKIGPQQPASASSGPSSYQRNYEGTSDSSSCC from the exons ATGACTTACGCTTATCTCTTCAAGTACATCATCATAGGGGACACAG GTGTGGGGAAGTCATGCCTCCTCCTGCAGTTTACAGACAAGCGGTTCCAGCCTGTCCACGACCTCACAATAG GTGTGGAGTTTGGTGCCCGTATGGTCAACATTGATGGCAAACAAATAAAACTGCAAATCTGGGATAcg GCTGGGCAAGAATCCTTCCGTTCTATCACCCGTTCCTACTACAGGGGAGCAGCTGGAGCCCTGCTGGTTTACGACATTACAAG ACGTGAGACCTTCAACCATCTAACTTCATGGCTAGAAGATGCTCGGCAGCACTCCAGCTCCAATATGGTTATCATGTTGATTGGAAATAAGAG TGACCTAGAATCTAGACGAGAtgtgaaaagggaagaaggagaggcCTTTGCTCGGGAACATGGACTTATCTTTATGGAGACCTCAGCCAAAACTGCCTCTAATGTTGAAGAG GCAAATGGCATCAAGATTGGGCCTCAGCAGCCAGCTTCAGCATCATCAGGACCCAGCTCTTATCAAAGGAATTATGAAGGCACAAGTGACAGCTCTAGCTGTTGCTGA
- the RAB2B gene encoding ras-related protein Rab-2B isoform X2, with the protein MTYAYLFKYIIIGDTGVGKSCLLLQFTDKRFQPVHDLTIGVEFGARMVNIDGKQIKLQIWDTAGQESFRSITRSYYRGAAGALLVYDITRRETFNHLTSWLEDARQHSSSNMVIMLIGNKRPSLIQPKKYIGRFSRAYLMSTMRQMASRLGLSSQLQHHQDPALIKGIMKAQVTALAVAEFLAIVSGSSLDSPIMKQT; encoded by the exons ATGACTTACGCTTATCTCTTCAAGTACATCATCATAGGGGACACAG GTGTGGGGAAGTCATGCCTCCTCCTGCAGTTTACAGACAAGCGGTTCCAGCCTGTCCACGACCTCACAATAG GTGTGGAGTTTGGTGCCCGTATGGTCAACATTGATGGCAAACAAATAAAACTGCAAATCTGGGATAcg GCTGGGCAAGAATCCTTCCGTTCTATCACCCGTTCCTACTACAGGGGAGCAGCTGGAGCCCTGCTGGTTTACGACATTACAAG ACGTGAGACCTTCAACCATCTAACTTCATGGCTAGAAGATGCTCGGCAGCACTCCAGCTCCAATATGGTTATCATGTTGATTGGAAATAAGAG gccTTCATTAATACAGCCAAAGAAATATATAGGAAGATTCAGCAGGGCTTATTTGATGTCAACAATGAG GCAAATGGCATCAAGATTGGGCCTCAGCAGCCAGCTTCAGCATCATCAGGACCCAGCTCTTATCAAAGGAATTATGAAGGCACAAGTGACAGCTCTAGCTGTTGCTGAATTTCTGGCCATAGTATCTGGTTCTTCTTTGGACAGTCCCATTATGAAGCAGACTTGA
- the RAB2B gene encoding ras-related protein Rab-2B isoform X1: protein MTYAYLFKYIIIGDTGVGKSCLLLQFTDKRFQPVHDLTIGVEFGARMVNIDGKQIKLQIWDTAGQESFRSITRSYYRGAAGALLVYDITRRETFNHLTSWLEDARQHSSSNMVIMLIGNKSDLESRRDVKREEGEAFAREHGLIFMETSAKTASNVEEAFINTAKEIYRKIQQGLFDVNNEANGIKIGPQQPASASSGPSSYQRNYEGTSDSSSCC from the exons ATGACTTACGCTTATCTCTTCAAGTACATCATCATAGGGGACACAG GTGTGGGGAAGTCATGCCTCCTCCTGCAGTTTACAGACAAGCGGTTCCAGCCTGTCCACGACCTCACAATAG GTGTGGAGTTTGGTGCCCGTATGGTCAACATTGATGGCAAACAAATAAAACTGCAAATCTGGGATAcg GCTGGGCAAGAATCCTTCCGTTCTATCACCCGTTCCTACTACAGGGGAGCAGCTGGAGCCCTGCTGGTTTACGACATTACAAG ACGTGAGACCTTCAACCATCTAACTTCATGGCTAGAAGATGCTCGGCAGCACTCCAGCTCCAATATGGTTATCATGTTGATTGGAAATAAGAG TGACCTAGAATCTAGACGAGAtgtgaaaagggaagaaggagaggcCTTTGCTCGGGAACATGGACTTATCTTTATGGAGACCTCAGCCAAAACTGCCTCTAATGTTGAAGAG gccTTCATTAATACAGCCAAAGAAATATATAGGAAGATTCAGCAGGGCTTATTTGATGTCAACAATGAG GCAAATGGCATCAAGATTGGGCCTCAGCAGCCAGCTTCAGCATCATCAGGACCCAGCTCTTATCAAAGGAATTATGAAGGCACAAGTGACAGCTCTAGCTGTTGCTGA